A region from the Lysobacter antibioticus genome encodes:
- the kdsB gene encoding 3-deoxy-manno-octulosonate cytidylyltransferase, whose protein sequence is MSQDFVVAIPARYAASRLPGKPLRELAGEPLVLHVARRALAAGAREVWVAADDERIAQALKDSGVQVAMTSSEHASGTDRLAECADIAGWRDDTVIVNLQGDEPFAPASGIVATAAALRDSGAEMSTLAAPISEVEVLFDPNAVKLVRAGNGDALYFSRAPIPWPRDAFANDRQRMPGGGEWLRHIGIYGYRAGFLRKFAKLRPGRLEQIESLEQLRALEAGYRIAVGITPEPFPPGVDTPEDLVRAEAHLADHRAGAAGEGA, encoded by the coding sequence ATGAGCCAGGATTTCGTCGTCGCCATTCCCGCCCGCTACGCGGCCTCGCGTCTGCCGGGCAAACCGCTGCGCGAATTGGCCGGCGAGCCCTTGGTGCTGCACGTCGCCCGCCGCGCCCTGGCGGCCGGCGCGCGCGAGGTCTGGGTCGCGGCCGACGACGAACGCATCGCCCAGGCGTTGAAGGACAGCGGCGTGCAGGTGGCGATGACCTCGTCCGAACACGCCTCGGGCACCGACCGTCTCGCCGAGTGCGCCGACATCGCCGGCTGGCGCGACGACACCGTGATCGTCAACCTGCAGGGCGACGAACCCTTCGCGCCGGCCTCGGGCATCGTCGCCACCGCAGCCGCCTTGCGCGACAGCGGCGCCGAGATGTCGACCCTGGCCGCGCCGATCAGCGAAGTCGAGGTCTTGTTCGATCCGAACGCGGTCAAGCTGGTGCGTGCCGGCAACGGCGATGCGCTGTACTTCAGCCGCGCGCCGATTCCGTGGCCGCGCGACGCTTTCGCCAACGACCGCCAGCGCATGCCCGGCGGCGGCGAATGGCTGCGCCATATCGGCATTTACGGTTATCGCGCCGGGTTCCTGCGCAAGTTCGCCAAGCTGCGGCCGGGCCGGCTGGAACAGATCGAATCGCTGGAGCAATTGCGCGCGCTCGAAGCCGGCTACCGCATCGCGGTGGGCATCACCCCCGAGCCGTTCCCGCCCGGCGTCGATACCCCCGAAGACCTCGTCCGCGCCGAAGCGCATCTGGCCGATCACCGGGCGGGCGCGGCGGGCGAGGGCGCCTGA
- a CDS encoding low molecular weight protein-tyrosine-phosphatase: MRLLIVCLGNICRSPVAEGVLRARIAASSVAGQVELDSAGTGDWHVGQPPDRRSIANAAQHGVDISGLRARQLAASDYTEFDWLLCADRANLRDVRARAPRGARARSALLLDWCGLETEGEVPDPYTGGPAQFEHVFQLLDRAADGAIARLREELHLG; this comes from the coding sequence ATGCGCTTGCTGATCGTCTGCCTCGGCAACATCTGCCGCTCGCCGGTCGCCGAGGGCGTGCTGCGCGCCCGCATCGCCGCGTCCTCGGTGGCCGGGCAGGTCGAGCTCGATTCGGCCGGCACCGGCGACTGGCACGTCGGCCAGCCGCCGGACCGGCGTTCCATCGCCAACGCCGCCCAGCACGGCGTCGACATCTCCGGCTTGCGCGCGCGCCAACTCGCTGCGTCGGACTACACCGAGTTCGACTGGTTGCTGTGCGCCGACCGCGCCAACCTGCGCGATGTGCGTGCCCGCGCGCCGCGCGGCGCCAGGGCCCGCAGCGCGCTGCTGTTGGACTGGTGCGGCCTGGAAACCGAAGGCGAAGTGCCCGATCCCTACACCGGCGGGCCGGCCCAGTTCGAGCATGTGTTCCAGTTGCTCGACCGCGCCGCCGACGGCGCGATCGCGCGCCTGCGCGAAGAACTGCATCTGGGTTGA
- the pgsA gene encoding CDP-diacylglycerol--glycerol-3-phosphate 3-phosphatidyltransferase translates to MKLTIPTMLTLARIVLIPVLVVVFFLDYPWTNFAAAFIFAFASITDWLDGWIARRYDQYSAFGAFLDPVADKLMVAVALLLIVQKHPTVWMTLWAAVIVGREIAVSALREWMAELGQRAAVKVASIGKIKTIVQMVALVCLLYQERVWGLPIFGIGEWLLAAAALLTLWSGLAYLRAAWPIMREDANKPTN, encoded by the coding sequence ATGAAGTTGACCATACCCACCATGCTGACTCTGGCCCGGATCGTGCTGATCCCGGTGCTGGTGGTGGTGTTTTTCCTGGACTATCCGTGGACCAACTTCGCCGCCGCGTTCATTTTCGCCTTCGCCTCGATCACCGACTGGCTCGACGGCTGGATCGCGCGCCGTTACGACCAGTACTCGGCATTCGGCGCCTTCCTCGACCCGGTGGCCGACAAGCTGATGGTCGCGGTGGCGCTGCTGCTGATCGTGCAGAAGCATCCGACGGTGTGGATGACCTTGTGGGCGGCGGTCATCGTCGGCCGCGAAATCGCCGTTTCCGCGCTGCGCGAATGGATGGCCGAGCTCGGTCAGCGCGCCGCGGTGAAAGTCGCCTCGATCGGCAAGATCAAGACCATCGTGCAGATGGTCGCGCTGGTTTGCCTGCTTTATCAGGAGCGCGTGTGGGGTTTGCCGATCTTCGGCATCGGTGAATGGTTGCTTGCTGCGGCGGCCTTGCTAACTTTGTGGTCGGGACTAGCGTATTTACGCGCGGCATGGCCTATAATGCGCGAGGACGCCAACAAGCCCACGAACTGA
- the lpxK gene encoding tetraacyldisaccharide 4'-kinase, with amino-acid sequence MSGASDRQPHVPAYWYGDVPVPAHARLLSALYGAVTDLRRALYRKGLKRRRHPGVPVIVVGNITAGGAGKTPLTIALVQRLKQEGWTPGVASRGYGRDDIATPLWVERDTDPRAGGDEPVLIARRTGVKLRVDRDRAAAAKALADAGCDIVVCDDGLQHYRLARDIEIEVVDGRRRYGNGQLLPAGPLREPPERGAECDFRVVNMPNLSGDGAAATTGFGEWPMRLIADQALPLLGGRPLKLDAFVGQRVHAVAGIGDPERYFTMLRSLGIAIVPHAFADHHRYSAADFEFGSRLPVLMTEKDAVKIPLTGEGAFASDLHYSVPVRAELPEAFWVSLLDKLPARAAR; translated from the coding sequence ATGAGCGGCGCCTCGGATCGGCAACCGCATGTGCCGGCGTACTGGTACGGCGACGTCCCGGTGCCCGCGCATGCGCGCCTGCTTTCCGCCCTGTACGGCGCAGTCACCGACCTGCGCCGCGCCCTGTATCGCAAAGGCCTCAAGCGCCGTCGCCACCCCGGCGTACCGGTGATCGTGGTCGGCAACATCACCGCCGGCGGCGCCGGCAAGACGCCGCTGACGATCGCGCTGGTGCAGCGCCTGAAACAGGAAGGCTGGACCCCGGGCGTGGCCAGCCGCGGCTATGGCCGCGACGACATCGCCACGCCGCTGTGGGTCGAACGCGACACCGATCCGCGCGCAGGCGGCGACGAGCCGGTGCTGATCGCGCGCCGCACCGGCGTCAAGCTGCGCGTCGACCGCGACCGCGCCGCCGCGGCGAAAGCGCTGGCCGACGCCGGCTGCGATATCGTCGTCTGCGACGACGGCCTGCAGCATTACCGGCTCGCCCGCGACATCGAGATCGAAGTCGTCGACGGCCGCCGTCGCTACGGCAACGGCCAATTGCTGCCGGCCGGGCCGTTGCGCGAGCCGCCCGAACGCGGCGCCGAATGCGACTTCCGCGTCGTCAACATGCCCAACCTCAGCGGCGACGGCGCCGCCGCGACCACCGGCTTCGGCGAATGGCCGATGCGCCTGATCGCCGACCAGGCGTTGCCGCTGCTGGGCGGCCGGCCGCTCAAGCTCGACGCCTTCGTGGGCCAGCGCGTACACGCGGTCGCCGGCATCGGCGACCCCGAGCGCTACTTCACCATGCTGCGCAGCCTCGGCATCGCCATCGTGCCGCACGCCTTCGCCGATCATCATCGCTACAGCGCCGCCGATTTCGAATTCGGCAGCCGCCTGCCGGTGCTGATGACCGAGAAGGACGCGGTCAAGATTCCGTTGACGGGCGAGGGCGCGTTCGCTTCGGACCTGCACTACAGCGTGCCCGTGCGCGCCGAATTGCCGGAAGCGTTCTGGGTGTCGCTGCTCGACAAACTGCCGGCGCGCGCCGCGCGCTGA
- a CDS encoding S8 family peptidase: MKSSFRIALLCGAVLSALGVSSAAVAGGRPDLVLAGLKAGRAHQPGELLVKYRDGTNAVQQASARQAFGLQKLETLRGGNSSRGELALMRVPAGRDLAATLYELGKNPSVEYAEPNWQYEHQASSNDTYYTNGSLWGMYGSGSSPANQYGSQAAVAWAGGHTDCSNVVVGIIDEGYMYSHPDLAANAWTNPYDPVDGVDNDGNGYIDDVRGWDFEGNDNQVFDGAGDDHGTHVAGTIAGAGGNGQGVAGVCWSGVKLISGKFLGRRSGTTANAIKAIDYFNDLKSRHGLNIVATNNSWGGGPFSQALQDAIGRANTAGILFVVAAGNAGVNCETSDCYPAEYPNPNVLSVTALRSDGSQIYSYGSTTIDIGAPGYGIWSTVPVSSKGNVVPSYASYNGTSMATPHVTGAVALYASSHPGATAADIKSAIMSSAIATPSLNGKTVSGGRLNASGF; this comes from the coding sequence ATGAAGTCATCGTTTCGTATCGCCTTGCTGTGTGGTGCGGTGCTTTCCGCGCTCGGTGTTTCCTCCGCAGCGGTCGCCGGCGGCAGGCCGGACCTGGTCCTGGCCGGGCTCAAGGCCGGCCGCGCGCACCAGCCGGGAGAGCTCCTGGTGAAATACCGCGACGGCACCAATGCCGTACAGCAGGCTTCGGCCCGCCAGGCGTTCGGGCTGCAGAAGCTCGAGACCTTGCGCGGCGGCAATTCCTCCCGCGGTGAGCTGGCCCTGATGCGGGTGCCGGCCGGACGCGACTTGGCGGCGACCCTGTACGAACTGGGCAAGAACCCGAGCGTCGAATACGCGGAACCGAACTGGCAGTACGAACATCAGGCCAGCTCGAACGACACCTATTACACCAATGGCTCGCTGTGGGGCATGTACGGCTCCGGATCGAGCCCGGCGAACCAGTACGGCTCGCAGGCCGCGGTCGCCTGGGCCGGCGGCCACACCGATTGCAGCAACGTCGTCGTCGGCATCATCGACGAAGGCTATATGTATTCGCATCCCGACCTCGCCGCCAACGCCTGGACCAATCCCTACGATCCGGTCGACGGCGTCGATAACGACGGCAACGGCTATATCGACGACGTGCGCGGCTGGGACTTCGAAGGCAACGACAATCAGGTCTTCGACGGCGCCGGCGACGATCACGGCACCCACGTGGCCGGCACCATCGCCGGTGCGGGCGGCAACGGCCAGGGCGTGGCCGGCGTGTGCTGGAGCGGCGTCAAGCTGATCAGCGGCAAGTTCCTCGGCCGTCGCAGCGGCACCACCGCCAATGCGATCAAGGCGATCGATTACTTCAACGACCTCAAGTCGCGCCACGGCCTGAACATCGTCGCCACCAACAACTCCTGGGGCGGTGGACCGTTCTCGCAGGCCTTGCAGGACGCGATCGGCCGCGCCAATACCGCCGGCATCCTGTTCGTGGTCGCCGCCGGCAACGCGGGCGTCAACTGCGAAACCTCCGACTGCTATCCGGCCGAGTATCCGAATCCGAACGTGCTGTCGGTGACGGCGCTGCGTTCGGACGGTTCGCAGATCTACAGCTACGGCTCGACCACGATCGACATCGGTGCGCCGGGCTACGGCATCTGGTCGACCGTGCCGGTTTCGTCGAAGGGCAATGTCGTGCCGAGCTATGCGAGCTACAACGGCACCTCGATGGCGACGCCGCACGTGACCGGTGCGGTCGCCTTGTATGCGTCCTCGCATCCGGGCGCGACGGCGGCCGACATCAAGAGCGCGATCATGAGTTCGGCCATCGCCACGCCGTCGCTGAACGGCAAGACGGTAAGCGGCGGGCGGCTCAACGCCAGCGGTTTCTGA
- a CDS encoding tyrosine-type recombinase/integrase, with protein sequence MNLLDRTSKTRTLQMVPIHPAVAPIVRRLPLGASDSQVTQDWNQAREKLGIDCRWHDLRHTCASWLVQAGVPLHTVAEILGHSSMAVTKRYVHLAPKHLADAMAKLR encoded by the coding sequence GTGAACCTGCTGGACCGGACGAGCAAGACCAGGACGCTGCAGATGGTCCCAATCCATCCCGCGGTTGCCCCAATCGTCCGGAGGTTGCCACTGGGCGCGTCCGACTCTCAGGTAACTCAGGACTGGAATCAGGCCCGGGAGAAACTGGGGATCGACTGCCGATGGCACGACCTGCGCCACACCTGTGCGTCGTGGCTCGTGCAGGCGGGCGTTCCGCTACACACGGTGGCCGAGATCCTGGGGCATAGCTCAATGGCCGTGACGAAGCGCTACGTCCATCTGGCGCCCAAGCATCTGGCCGACGCGATGGCGAAGTTGAGATGA
- a CDS encoding GNAT family N-acetyltransferase, with the protein MLSIDTHCIDKPAFEIRPLSPSPEIRSMLGELLIDVVADGGSVGFMHPLSPEQAQAFWHASLAAAELGARIVLGAFDQDRLVGTVTLLLDCPPNQPHRGEIAKLMTRRDHRGRGVASSLVRTAETLAREHRRALLVLDTASDEGASAFYEKLGYTRAGEIPDYALKPHGGLTGTIIFWKKV; encoded by the coding sequence ATGCTTTCGATCGATACGCACTGCATCGATAAGCCCGCCTTCGAGATCAGGCCGCTCTCCCCCTCGCCCGAAATCCGCTCGATGCTGGGCGAACTGTTGATCGATGTCGTCGCCGACGGCGGCTCGGTCGGCTTCATGCATCCCCTGTCGCCGGAACAGGCCCAGGCGTTCTGGCACGCCTCGCTGGCCGCGGCCGAGCTCGGCGCGCGCATCGTGCTCGGCGCCTTCGACCAAGACAGGTTGGTGGGCACCGTGACCTTGTTGCTCGATTGCCCGCCCAATCAACCGCATCGCGGCGAGATCGCCAAACTGATGACACGGCGCGACCATCGCGGCCGCGGCGTGGCTTCATCATTGGTCCGCACTGCAGAAACGCTGGCACGCGAGCATCGACGCGCCTTACTCGTGCTCGACACCGCGAGCGACGAAGGCGCATCGGCCTTCTACGAAAAACTGGGCTACACACGCGCCGGCGAGATCCCCGATTACGCCCTGAAACCGCATGGCGGCCTGACCGGCACGATCATTTTCTGGAAGAAGGTTTGA
- a CDS encoding MotA/TolQ/ExbB proton channel family protein, whose product MLELVKAGGWPMIPLLILSAVALAIIIERLWTLRRRAVLPPQLGQEVRAWAATGKLDPAHIESLRATAPLGELLAAALDVRHRPREEIRERIEDVGRHLVHRMERYLNTLGTISAAGPLLGLFGTVVGMIQMFMVINDHGIGDVNQLAGGIGKALICTATGMIVAIPALMAHRWFRGRIAEYIVAMEHEAIALVDVLTPGTVESRQHEARAPVRLAGQAG is encoded by the coding sequence GTGCTGGAACTGGTCAAGGCCGGCGGTTGGCCGATGATTCCGTTGTTGATCCTGTCGGCGGTGGCGCTGGCGATCATCATCGAACGCCTCTGGACCCTGCGTCGCAGGGCGGTGTTGCCGCCGCAGCTCGGCCAGGAAGTGCGCGCCTGGGCCGCGACCGGCAAGCTCGATCCGGCCCACATCGAGTCGCTGCGCGCGACCGCGCCGCTGGGCGAGCTGCTGGCCGCCGCGCTCGACGTCCGCCATCGTCCGCGCGAAGAAATCCGCGAGCGCATCGAGGACGTCGGCCGCCACCTCGTGCACCGCATGGAGCGTTACCTGAACACGCTCGGCACCATTTCCGCCGCCGGCCCGCTGCTCGGCCTGTTCGGCACCGTGGTCGGCATGATTCAGATGTTCATGGTCATCAACGACCACGGCATCGGCGACGTCAACCAACTCGCCGGCGGCATCGGCAAGGCGCTGATCTGCACCGCTACCGGCATGATCGTGGCGATCCCTGCGTTGATGGCCCACCGCTGGTTCCGCGGCCGCATCGCCGAGTACATCGTCGCGATGGAGCACGAAGCGATCGCCCTGGTCGACGTGCTGACCCCGGGCACGGTCGAGTCGCGCCAGCATGAGGCGCGCGCGCCGGTGCGCCTGGCCGGCCAGGCCGGCTGA
- a CDS encoding helix-turn-helix domain-containing protein — MTTLLDDSSLQLARRIRLERETRGWSLAELAARSEVSKAAISKIERGETSPTAALLVRLAGAFDLTLAGLLLRAEGDAGRLSRAQAQPVWRDPETGYRRKQVFVRPDHPVEIVEVEMPAGRRVCLPASSYARIRQAIRVIKGELSIVEGGESHRLQAGDCLGFGAPSDVTLANDTPRPCVYLVVLARS, encoded by the coding sequence ATGACCACTTTACTGGATGACTCCAGCCTGCAACTGGCCCGCCGGATACGCCTGGAGCGCGAAACCCGCGGCTGGTCCCTGGCCGAACTGGCGGCCCGCTCGGAGGTATCGAAGGCCGCGATCAGCAAGATCGAGCGCGGCGAGACCAGCCCGACCGCGGCCCTTCTGGTCCGCCTGGCCGGCGCCTTCGACCTGACCCTGGCCGGGCTGCTGCTGCGCGCCGAAGGCGATGCCGGCCGGCTGTCGCGAGCGCAGGCGCAGCCGGTTTGGCGCGACCCGGAAACCGGCTATCGGCGCAAACAGGTGTTCGTCCGCCCCGACCATCCGGTCGAGATCGTCGAGGTCGAGATGCCGGCGGGGCGGCGTGTCTGCCTGCCCGCCTCGTCCTACGCGCGCATCCGTCAGGCGATCCGGGTGATCAAGGGCGAGCTCAGCATCGTCGAAGGCGGCGAAAGCCACCGACTGCAAGCGGGCGATTGCCTCGGCTTCGGCGCGCCGTCGGACGTCACGCTCGCCAACGACACGCCGAGGCCTTGCGTCTACCTCGTCGTCCTGGCCAGGAGCTGA
- a CDS encoding ExbD/TolR family protein, translating into MRIRDHRSDDEPEINLVPLIDVILVLIIFFVVTATFDARSVLKLELPRATGEPSGDASKALIVLVNAEGRYFVGDREVLRDDLESLKTTIAEVAGSDRDRTVMLRADARTPYQAVVTVYDALGQLGFRRIMSATAPPQPGAQAAAGTVR; encoded by the coding sequence ATGCGCATCCGCGACCATCGCTCCGACGATGAGCCCGAGATCAACCTGGTGCCGTTGATCGACGTGATCCTGGTCCTGATCATTTTCTTCGTCGTCACCGCCACCTTCGACGCGCGCTCGGTGCTGAAGCTTGAGCTGCCGCGCGCCACCGGCGAGCCCTCCGGCGACGCCAGCAAGGCCCTGATCGTGCTGGTGAATGCCGAAGGCCGCTATTTCGTCGGCGACCGCGAAGTGCTGCGCGACGATCTGGAATCGCTCAAGACCACGATCGCGGAGGTCGCCGGCAGCGACCGCGACCGCACCGTCATGCTGCGCGCCGATGCGCGCACGCCCTACCAGGCCGTGGTCACCGTCTACGACGCGCTCGGCCAGCTCGGTTTCCGCAGGATCATGAGCGCGACCGCGCCGCCGCAACCCGGTGCCCAGGCCGCGGCGGGGACGGTGCGGTGA
- the msbA gene encoding lipid A export permease/ATP-binding protein MsbA, which translates to MTATASPWQTYRRLLEFSRPYRGLLWIAALGMLIEAAAGAGFTKIMEPIINQTFIAKNSALAIWLPAAIVALFVLRGLAGYLTDYYMAKSGRGVARDLRVKVLGKYLRLPGSRFDTEPVPSMLVRLGSDSDQVAQAAVDALKVMVQQSLQALALLGVMIWTSWQVTIAVAVMAPPLAWVMDKVGRRYRRISHKIQESGAQLLLAADQALSNQQEVKVYGAQPTELTRYGAIADDYLRLSLKVESTRSIASAMVQLMGSIGLALLLLVASHEAFAGRLSAGGFVALMMSMMAMIPALRQLTNVQNMLQRGLASAERLFDVLDAADELDEGTRELARSQGLVEFREVTARYPGQDRPALSDISFVARPGTVTAIVGRSGSGKSTLIKLIPRFYDPEAGQILLDGHPVQDYRLADLRRQIALVGQQVMLFDGTVAANVAYGELQDSDAEALQRAVGGANASEFIERLPEGVNTPIGAKGGKLSGGQRQRLAIARAMLKDAPILILDEATAALDTESERLVQDALERLMPDRTTLVIAHRLSTIEHADQVLVLDQGRIVERGSHSELLAQGGLYAHLHRMQFREAE; encoded by the coding sequence GTGACAGCCACCGCATCGCCCTGGCAGACCTACCGCCGGTTGCTCGAATTCTCGCGGCCTTACCGCGGACTGCTCTGGATCGCCGCGCTCGGCATGTTGATCGAGGCCGCCGCCGGCGCCGGTTTCACCAAGATCATGGAACCGATCATCAACCAGACCTTCATCGCCAAGAACTCGGCGTTGGCGATCTGGCTGCCGGCGGCCATCGTCGCCTTGTTCGTGCTGCGCGGTCTCGCCGGCTACCTCACCGACTATTACATGGCCAAGTCCGGTCGCGGCGTCGCCCGCGATCTGCGCGTGAAGGTGCTCGGCAAGTACCTGCGTCTGCCCGGTTCGCGCTTCGACACCGAGCCGGTGCCGTCGATGCTGGTCCGGCTCGGCTCCGACAGCGACCAGGTCGCGCAGGCCGCGGTCGACGCGCTCAAGGTCATGGTCCAGCAGTCGCTGCAGGCGCTCGCGCTGCTCGGCGTGATGATCTGGACGAGTTGGCAGGTCACCATCGCCGTGGCGGTGATGGCGCCGCCGCTGGCCTGGGTCATGGACAAGGTCGGCCGCCGTTATCGCCGCATCAGCCACAAAATCCAGGAAAGCGGCGCGCAGTTGCTGCTGGCGGCCGACCAGGCGCTGTCGAACCAGCAGGAAGTGAAGGTCTACGGCGCGCAGCCGACCGAGCTGACCCGCTACGGCGCCATCGCCGACGACTACCTGCGCCTCAGCCTCAAGGTCGAATCCACCCGCAGCATCGCCTCGGCCATGGTCCAGCTGATGGGCTCGATCGGTCTGGCCTTGCTGCTGCTGGTCGCCAGCCACGAGGCCTTTGCCGGGCGTCTGAGCGCCGGCGGTTTCGTCGCCCTGATGATGTCGATGATGGCGATGATCCCGGCGCTGCGTCAGCTCACCAACGTGCAGAACATGCTGCAGCGCGGCCTGGCCTCGGCCGAGCGATTGTTCGACGTGCTCGACGCTGCCGACGAGCTCGACGAAGGCACGCGCGAACTCGCGCGCAGCCAGGGCCTGGTCGAGTTCCGCGAGGTCACCGCGCGTTATCCGGGCCAGGACCGTCCGGCATTGTCGGACATCAGTTTCGTTGCGCGTCCCGGCACCGTCACCGCCATCGTCGGCCGCTCCGGCAGCGGCAAGTCGACCCTGATCAAGCTGATCCCGCGCTTCTACGACCCCGAGGCCGGGCAGATCTTGCTAGACGGCCACCCCGTGCAGGACTACCGCCTGGCCGACCTGCGTCGCCAGATCGCCCTGGTCGGCCAGCAGGTGATGCTGTTCGACGGCACGGTCGCGGCCAACGTCGCCTACGGCGAGCTGCAGGACAGCGACGCCGAGGCCCTGCAGCGCGCGGTCGGCGGCGCCAACGCCAGCGAATTCATCGAGCGCCTGCCGGAAGGCGTGAACACGCCGATCGGCGCCAAGGGCGGCAAGCTCTCCGGCGGCCAGCGCCAACGCCTGGCGATCGCCCGCGCGATGCTCAAGGACGCACCGATCCTGATCCTCGACGAAGCCACCGCCGCGCTCGACACCGAATCCGAACGCCTGGTCCAGGACGCGCTCGAACGCCTGATGCCGGATCGCACCACCTTGGTCATCGCCCATCGTCTGTCGACGATCGAGCACGCCGACCAGGTGCTGGTGCTCGACCAGGGCCGCATCGTCGAGCGCGGCAGTCACAGCGAATTGCTCGCCCAGGGCGGTCTGTACGCGCATCTGCACCGCATGCAGTTCAGGGAAGCCGAATGA